One Arthrobacter sp. StoSoilB19 DNA window includes the following coding sequences:
- a CDS encoding LLM class flavin-dependent oxidoreductase, whose amino-acid sequence MTLPLSILDLATIGKGQTAAESFAGSVAMAQDAEKLGYRRVWYAEHHNMSSIASSATSVLIAHVAAHTESIRLGAGGVMLPNHSPLTIAEQFGTLETLHPGRIDLGLGRAPGSDQNTMRALRRDPMSADSFPQDVLELQGYLTGPTRIEGVEATPGKGTNVPLYILGSSLFGARLAAQLGLPYAFASHFAPAALQDAVAIYRSEFKPSAQLDAPHVIAGVNVIAADSASEAQAMFQATKRARVSLFFGGGREFTDDEADMILDSPQGRHMAQMMTYSAVGTPDVVIDYLDSFGKHADADELIVAHQSPGTEARLRSVELLAEAAGLVRV is encoded by the coding sequence GTGACTCTTCCCCTCTCCATCCTTGACCTGGCAACCATCGGCAAAGGCCAGACGGCGGCGGAGAGTTTCGCAGGCAGCGTGGCCATGGCGCAGGACGCCGAGAAGCTTGGCTACCGGCGCGTCTGGTACGCCGAGCACCACAACATGTCCTCCATCGCCTCCTCCGCCACCAGCGTGCTGATCGCCCACGTGGCGGCGCACACCGAAAGCATCCGGCTGGGCGCCGGCGGCGTCATGCTGCCCAACCATTCCCCGCTGACCATCGCAGAGCAGTTCGGCACCCTGGAAACGCTGCACCCCGGACGGATCGACCTGGGCCTGGGCCGGGCCCCGGGCAGTGACCAGAACACCATGCGGGCGCTGCGCCGGGACCCGATGTCCGCGGACAGCTTCCCGCAGGACGTCCTTGAACTGCAGGGCTACCTGACCGGCCCCACCCGCATCGAGGGCGTCGAGGCCACCCCGGGCAAGGGGACCAACGTGCCGCTGTACATCCTGGGGTCGTCCCTGTTCGGCGCCCGCCTGGCCGCGCAGCTGGGCCTGCCCTACGCCTTCGCCTCGCACTTCGCCCCCGCCGCTTTGCAGGACGCGGTGGCCATCTACCGCAGCGAGTTCAAGCCGTCCGCCCAGCTGGACGCGCCGCACGTGATCGCCGGCGTCAACGTCATCGCCGCCGACTCCGCGTCCGAGGCGCAGGCCATGTTCCAGGCCACCAAGCGCGCCCGCGTCTCCCTGTTCTTCGGCGGCGGCCGCGAATTCACCGACGACGAGGCGGACATGATCCTGGACTCGCCGCAGGGACGCCACATGGCACAAATGATGACGTACTCCGCAGTGGGGACGCCCGACGTCGTCATTGACTACCTGGACAGCTTTGGAAAGCACGCCGATGCAGACGAACTCATCGTGGCGCACCAGAGCCCGGGGACGGAGGCGCGCCTGCGGTCCGTGGAACTCCTGGCCGAGGCGGCCGGGCTGGTCCGGGTGTAG
- a CDS encoding aldehyde dehydrogenase family protein: MTYATPTLDAVESTTTDAASSLFINGAWEPAASGAVRQMRNPADGELVATVSEAGREDAERAIAAARAAFDSGAWSSVPAPERGAFLLKVAAGLRERREEFARAESLDTGKRMVESRIDMDDIAACFEYFGRLAGQQAGRVVDAGDPGVVSRIVYEPVGVCGLITPWNYPLLQAAWKIAPALAAGCTFVLKPSELTPSTSIMAMQLLKDLGLPAGVANLVTGPGAEAGAPLSEHPAVDLVSFTGGLETGKRIAAAAAATVKKVALELGGKNPNVIFADADFDAAVDNALNGAFVHSGQVCSAGARLLVEESIAERFVDELVRRARGIRLGGPFDDAAETGPLISAAHRDKVHAYVQRGIQEGARLRTGGAAPSGEKYDGGFYYQPTILDQVQRGMSVVTDEAFGPVVTVETFRTEDEAVATANDTIYGLAGAVWTQDAGKAQRVASRLRHGTIWINDYHPYLPQAEWGGFGQSGVGRELGPTGLAEYQEAKHIYQNTSPQVTGWFADHGKEN; this comes from the coding sequence ATGACTTACGCCACACCAACCCTGGACGCCGTCGAGAGCACCACAACGGACGCAGCGTCCTCCCTGTTCATCAACGGCGCGTGGGAGCCGGCGGCATCCGGCGCCGTGCGCCAGATGCGCAACCCGGCAGACGGCGAGCTGGTGGCCACGGTCTCCGAGGCCGGCCGGGAAGACGCCGAACGCGCCATTGCCGCGGCCCGCGCAGCCTTCGACTCCGGCGCCTGGTCCTCCGTCCCGGCACCCGAGCGCGGGGCCTTCCTCCTCAAGGTCGCTGCCGGCCTGCGGGAACGGCGGGAAGAGTTCGCCCGGGCCGAGTCCCTTGACACCGGAAAGCGCATGGTCGAGAGCCGCATCGACATGGACGACATCGCCGCCTGCTTTGAATACTTCGGCAGGCTGGCCGGGCAGCAGGCCGGCCGGGTGGTGGACGCCGGGGACCCCGGCGTCGTGAGCAGGATCGTCTACGAACCCGTTGGCGTCTGCGGCCTGATCACACCATGGAACTACCCCCTGCTCCAGGCGGCGTGGAAGATCGCCCCCGCGCTGGCCGCCGGCTGCACCTTTGTCCTTAAGCCGTCCGAGCTGACCCCTTCCACCAGCATCATGGCCATGCAGCTGTTGAAGGACCTTGGCCTGCCGGCCGGCGTGGCCAACCTCGTCACCGGACCCGGCGCCGAGGCGGGCGCGCCGCTCTCGGAACACCCCGCCGTCGACCTCGTTTCCTTCACCGGCGGCCTGGAAACCGGCAAGCGGATCGCCGCAGCTGCCGCCGCCACCGTCAAGAAGGTGGCGCTGGAGCTGGGCGGTAAGAACCCCAACGTGATCTTTGCCGACGCGGACTTCGACGCCGCCGTGGACAACGCCCTCAACGGTGCCTTCGTCCACTCGGGGCAGGTGTGCTCGGCAGGCGCCCGGCTGCTGGTGGAGGAATCCATCGCCGAACGCTTCGTGGACGAGCTGGTCCGCCGCGCCCGGGGCATCCGGCTCGGCGGCCCCTTTGACGACGCCGCCGAGACCGGCCCGCTGATCTCCGCAGCCCACCGGGACAAGGTGCACGCGTACGTCCAGCGCGGAATCCAGGAGGGCGCGCGGCTCCGCACCGGCGGCGCGGCACCTTCCGGGGAGAAGTACGACGGCGGGTTCTACTACCAGCCGACCATCCTGGACCAGGTGCAGCGCGGCATGTCCGTGGTCACCGACGAGGCGTTCGGCCCCGTGGTGACAGTGGAAACCTTCCGCACCGAGGACGAAGCCGTGGCCACCGCCAACGACACCATCTACGGCCTGGCCGGCGCCGTCTGGACCCAGGACGCCGGCAAGGCGCAGCGCGTGGCGTCACGGCTGCGGCACGGCACCATCTGGATCAACGACTACCACCCCTACCTCCCCCAGGCCGAGTGGGGCGGCTTCGGCCAGTCCGGCGTCGGCCGCGAGCTGGGCCCCACGGGCCTGGCGGAGTACCAGGAAGCCAAGCACATCTACCAGAACACAAGCCCGCAGGTCACCGGCTGGTTCGCTGACCACGGCAAGGAGAACTAG
- a CDS encoding trehalase-like domain-containing protein has protein sequence MPTPLNQSVADSALLTRSLPLDMLRAFIQSDAADNGLTPALLTELKVLARVPSLLVACNYGGTLCDAEGISTETLPLGSAAIALRALAALPNTHAAIISGRSLRDLAAVSRLPAEVHLIGSHGAEADMGFAHAQTLATESVLQKVNAALNEAVGFHEGIWIERKPVAVSVHTRPARPDVVATVTEISRQIAAAHGLFFIVDGSVLDLSVVEPSKGEALETLRSRLGASAAMFAGDAASDELAIATLRGPDLGLHVGPGETAAPHRLRDPQSFARVLAFLFELRRAWLFGEDAVGLERHSMIGNGSSTALLTPDAKICWMSHPLPDSGSLFAHILGGDAAGHFSVEPVKASQVLGQRYVDSTMIVETRWADVTVTDYLEPAPEGITSLVRVLTGHGAARITFAPRPDYANAPFSMEARGGELHVLGTSEPIILFAPGAAFSITSDGRHATATASVNLQDGPVVLNLRCGDTEPQSADPGGETERRARVALHSRQWVQNLSLPSVKPSLVRRSALVLRALVHEPTGAVLAAPTTSLPEGIGGTRNWDYRYCWLRDASMTVNALVDLGSTAEAAGFLGWLGRILEHAPGPEWLHPLYSVTGAPLSTEAVVDSLPGYAGSRPVRIGNAADHQVQLDVFGPVAELIHSLSEREGALADDYWELMIQMASAVLARWHEPDHGIWEARRAARHHVYSKVMCWVTLDRALRTAARHGREPDPAWAPAAATIRAEVLREGWDESAKSYTVAYDSPDLDAAVLHIGLSGLLDVTDQRFLDTVTAVERELRVGPTVFRYRYDDGLPGLEGGFHICTTWLIEAYVAVGRIDEAWDLFDQLVNLFGPTGLLPEEYDPGTETHLGNHPQAYSHLGFIRCARLLDEHQGRR, from the coding sequence ATGCCGACGCCATTGAACCAGAGCGTGGCGGATTCCGCGCTGCTCACACGGTCCCTTCCGCTGGACATGCTGCGCGCCTTCATCCAGTCCGATGCGGCGGACAACGGGCTGACCCCCGCCCTGCTCACGGAACTCAAGGTGCTGGCCCGCGTCCCCAGCCTCCTGGTGGCCTGCAATTACGGCGGAACGCTGTGCGACGCCGAAGGCATTTCCACCGAGACGCTCCCGCTGGGCAGCGCGGCCATTGCGCTTCGTGCGCTGGCAGCGCTGCCCAATACCCATGCGGCGATCATCTCGGGCCGCTCACTGCGTGACCTGGCAGCGGTGTCACGGCTGCCCGCGGAGGTGCACCTCATCGGTTCGCACGGCGCCGAAGCGGACATGGGGTTCGCCCACGCGCAGACCCTGGCCACCGAGTCCGTCCTGCAAAAGGTCAATGCCGCCCTCAACGAGGCCGTCGGCTTCCACGAGGGCATCTGGATCGAACGCAAACCGGTGGCAGTTTCGGTGCACACCCGGCCGGCCCGGCCGGACGTGGTGGCGACCGTGACGGAAATTTCCCGGCAGATCGCTGCTGCCCACGGGCTGTTCTTCATTGTGGACGGCTCCGTGCTGGACCTGTCCGTGGTGGAACCGTCCAAGGGCGAGGCCTTGGAGACCCTCAGGTCCCGGCTGGGGGCCAGCGCGGCCATGTTCGCCGGGGACGCCGCCAGCGACGAACTGGCCATCGCCACCCTGCGCGGGCCCGACCTCGGGCTGCACGTGGGCCCGGGCGAGACGGCAGCACCGCACCGCCTCCGCGACCCCCAATCCTTCGCCCGCGTCCTGGCGTTCCTCTTCGAACTGCGGCGGGCGTGGCTGTTCGGGGAGGACGCGGTTGGCCTTGAACGCCACTCGATGATCGGCAACGGCTCCTCCACCGCGCTGCTGACGCCCGACGCGAAGATCTGCTGGATGAGCCACCCCCTGCCGGACTCCGGTTCACTGTTCGCCCACATTTTGGGCGGCGATGCCGCCGGGCACTTCTCGGTGGAACCGGTCAAAGCCTCCCAGGTGCTGGGACAGCGCTACGTGGACAGCACCATGATTGTCGAAACCCGCTGGGCGGACGTCACGGTCACCGACTACCTGGAGCCCGCACCGGAAGGCATCACCAGCCTGGTCCGGGTGCTGACGGGCCACGGCGCAGCCAGGATCACGTTTGCTCCGCGGCCGGACTACGCCAACGCCCCGTTCAGCATGGAGGCGCGGGGCGGGGAACTGCATGTGCTGGGCACCTCGGAGCCCATCATCCTGTTCGCGCCGGGCGCCGCGTTCAGCATCACCTCGGACGGCCGCCATGCCACGGCAACGGCATCCGTCAACCTCCAGGACGGGCCCGTGGTACTCAACCTCCGCTGCGGGGACACCGAACCGCAGTCCGCGGACCCCGGCGGGGAGACGGAACGGCGGGCCCGGGTGGCGCTCCATAGCCGGCAGTGGGTGCAGAACCTTTCCCTGCCATCGGTCAAGCCCTCGCTGGTACGGCGGTCGGCGCTGGTGCTCCGCGCCCTGGTGCATGAACCCACGGGCGCCGTACTCGCGGCCCCCACAACTTCCCTGCCCGAGGGAATCGGCGGGACCAGGAACTGGGATTACCGGTACTGCTGGCTGCGGGATGCCTCCATGACCGTCAATGCGCTGGTGGACCTGGGCTCCACGGCGGAGGCAGCCGGATTCCTGGGCTGGCTGGGCCGGATCCTCGAACACGCACCCGGCCCCGAATGGCTGCACCCCCTTTACTCGGTGACGGGCGCGCCGCTGTCCACGGAAGCCGTGGTCGACAGCCTTCCCGGGTACGCGGGCTCGCGTCCGGTGCGGATCGGAAACGCGGCGGACCACCAGGTCCAGCTGGACGTCTTTGGGCCGGTGGCCGAACTCATCCACTCGCTGAGTGAACGCGAGGGCGCGCTCGCCGACGACTACTGGGAGCTGATGATCCAGATGGCCTCGGCGGTCCTGGCCCGCTGGCATGAGCCGGACCACGGGATCTGGGAAGCCCGGCGGGCGGCACGGCATCACGTGTATTCAAAGGTGATGTGCTGGGTGACCCTGGACCGCGCGCTGCGGACCGCGGCGCGGCACGGCCGGGAGCCGGACCCGGCCTGGGCGCCGGCGGCAGCCACGATCCGTGCGGAAGTGCTCCGTGAGGGCTGGGACGAGTCCGCGAAGTCCTACACTGTTGCCTACGACAGCCCGGACCTGGATGCCGCCGTCCTTCACATCGGTCTCTCCGGCCTGCTGGACGTCACGGACCAGCGTTTCCTGGACACCGTCACCGCCGTGGAGCGGGAGCTGCGGGTGGGGCCAACGGTCTTCCGCTACAGGTACGACGACGGGCTGCCGGGCCTGGAGGGCGGGTTCCACATCTGCACCACCTGGCTGATCGAGGCGTACGTGGCCGTGGGCCGCATCGATGAGGCCTGGGACCTGTTTGACCAGCTGGTGAACCTTTTCGGCCCCACCGGGCTGCTCCCCGAGGAATACGACCCCGGCACCGAGACCCACCTGGGCAACCATCCGCAGGCCTACTCGCACCTGGGTTTCATCCGCTGTGCCCGGCTGCTGGACGAACACCAGGGCAGGAGATAG
- a CDS encoding type 1 glutamine amidotransferase domain-containing protein — MANILMVVSAADSLTMKDGSEHPTGYWAEELVVAHQTLTQAGNTVHVATPGGRKPTVDQVSLAAESAGGEDRAQGFRDYLEKIDGELAHPLVLADVDAAAYDAVVMPGGHGPMADLYQDADLGRLLVSANRDGKIIAPFCHGPAGLLSATDDDGGFAFKGRRLTVFTNEEELGGGTGENTPWLVEDALKEKGAVIENGAAWSSNVVRDGSLITGQNPQSSEDVAKEVLAALS; from the coding sequence ATGGCAAACATTTTGATGGTCGTCTCGGCCGCGGATTCCCTCACCATGAAGGACGGCAGCGAGCACCCCACCGGCTACTGGGCAGAGGAACTGGTGGTGGCCCACCAGACCCTGACGCAGGCCGGCAACACCGTCCACGTCGCAACCCCCGGCGGCCGGAAGCCCACCGTGGACCAAGTCAGCCTGGCTGCCGAATCGGCCGGTGGCGAGGACCGGGCACAGGGCTTCCGGGACTACCTGGAAAAGATCGACGGCGAGCTGGCGCACCCGCTGGTGCTGGCCGACGTCGACGCCGCAGCGTATGACGCCGTGGTGATGCCCGGCGGCCACGGCCCCATGGCGGACCTGTACCAGGACGCCGACCTGGGACGCCTGCTGGTGTCAGCCAACAGGGACGGCAAGATCATTGCGCCGTTCTGCCACGGTCCGGCGGGGCTGCTGAGTGCAACGGACGACGACGGCGGGTTCGCTTTCAAGGGCCGGCGTTTGACGGTCTTCACCAACGAGGAGGAGCTGGGCGGCGGGACCGGGGAGAACACCCCGTGGCTGGTGGAGGATGCGCTGAAGGAGAAGGGCGCGGTGATCGAAAACGGTGCCGCCTGGTCCTCCAACGTGGTCCGCGACGGCAGCCTCATCACCGGGCAGAACCCGCAGTCCAGCGAGGACGTGGCCAAGGAAGTCCTGGCTGCACTGAGCTAG
- a CDS encoding ABC transporter substrate-binding protein yields the protein MAIKPKPAAVVALAVSALLGLAACSDPGASAATAPSSSATNASGKTFNLSPDQNRITATKDPSAAALVPEAIKADGKLTVVTTGGAAPLSLFATDNKTLIGSEVDIAYAVGEALGLDVEVLPVAWADWPLGVESAKYEAVLSNVTVTEARKEKFDFATYRNDLLGFYAKSDSGIGEIKEAKDVAGKRIIVGSGTNQEAILVRWDEENKKNGLAPVQFQYYDDDSASSLALQSGRADLTFGPNAAAAYKAAQDGKTKQVGTLNGGWPLTAQIAFTTKKGNGLAVAAQAALNHLIEDGTYAKILDRWGLSSEAIQKSELNPAGLPKK from the coding sequence ATGGCCATCAAGCCCAAGCCGGCCGCCGTCGTTGCCCTGGCCGTCTCAGCCCTGCTGGGACTGGCTGCCTGCTCCGATCCCGGCGCCTCGGCGGCGACGGCACCGTCGTCGTCCGCCACCAACGCCAGTGGCAAGACCTTCAACCTGTCCCCGGATCAGAACCGCATCACAGCGACCAAAGACCCGTCCGCGGCGGCCCTGGTGCCGGAGGCCATCAAAGCGGACGGCAAGCTGACCGTAGTGACCACCGGCGGGGCGGCGCCGCTCAGCCTGTTCGCCACGGACAACAAGACCCTGATTGGCAGCGAGGTGGACATCGCCTACGCGGTGGGCGAGGCGCTGGGCCTGGACGTGGAGGTCCTGCCTGTGGCGTGGGCAGACTGGCCGCTGGGCGTGGAGTCTGCCAAGTACGAGGCCGTGCTTTCCAACGTGACCGTCACCGAGGCGCGGAAGGAGAAGTTCGATTTCGCCACCTACCGCAATGACCTGCTGGGCTTCTACGCCAAGAGCGATTCCGGCATCGGTGAAATCAAGGAAGCCAAGGACGTGGCCGGCAAGAGGATCATCGTGGGCTCCGGCACCAACCAGGAAGCCATCCTGGTGCGCTGGGACGAGGAGAACAAGAAGAACGGTTTGGCGCCGGTCCAGTTCCAGTATTACGACGACGACTCCGCCTCGAGTCTGGCCCTTCAGTCAGGACGTGCGGACCTGACGTTCGGCCCCAACGCGGCTGCCGCCTACAAGGCAGCGCAGGACGGAAAGACGAAGCAGGTGGGCACATTGAACGGCGGCTGGCCGCTGACGGCACAGATCGCCTTCACCACCAAGAAGGGCAACGGCCTGGCGGTGGCCGCCCAGGCTGCGCTGAACCACCTGATCGAGGACGGCACCTACGCGAAAATCCTGGACCGCTGGGGCCTCTCCTCCGAGGCCATCCAGAAGTCCGAGCTGAACCCGGCGGGCCTGCCCAAGAAATAA
- a CDS encoding aldo/keto reductase, protein MSHDSTKQLELSATIDLKDLGTVHRLGFGAMRIVGDGVWGEPADRQAAVAVVRRAVELGVDFIDTADSYGPNISEEIIAEALHPYKEGLKIATKVGFTRTGPNKWVPVGRPEYLRQQTELSLRKLKVDTLDLLQLHRIDPKVDAEEQFGVLRELQDEGKVRALGLSQVGVAELEAAGKHFTVSTVQNRYNLTDRSSEDVLRYSEENGIGFIPWAPISAGELARPGGPLDEAAKRLGATTSQVALAWLLRRSPVMMPIPGTGSVQHLEENMAAAGITLDDDTYAELEAAGK, encoded by the coding sequence ATGAGCCATGATTCAACGAAGCAGCTGGAACTGTCCGCAACGATCGACCTCAAGGACCTGGGAACCGTGCACCGGCTGGGTTTTGGTGCCATGCGCATTGTGGGTGACGGCGTCTGGGGTGAGCCCGCAGACCGGCAGGCCGCCGTGGCCGTGGTGCGCCGCGCCGTCGAACTCGGCGTGGATTTCATTGACACCGCCGACTCGTACGGCCCCAACATCAGCGAGGAAATCATTGCCGAGGCCCTCCACCCCTACAAGGAGGGGCTGAAGATCGCCACGAAGGTGGGCTTCACACGCACGGGGCCCAACAAATGGGTTCCCGTTGGCCGGCCGGAATACCTGCGCCAGCAGACGGAACTGAGCCTGCGCAAGCTGAAGGTGGACACACTGGACCTGCTGCAGCTGCACCGCATCGATCCCAAGGTGGACGCCGAGGAGCAGTTCGGCGTGCTGCGGGAGCTCCAGGACGAAGGCAAGGTCCGCGCCCTGGGCCTGTCCCAGGTGGGCGTGGCCGAACTCGAAGCCGCCGGAAAGCACTTCACGGTGTCCACCGTCCAGAACCGCTACAACCTGACGGACCGCAGCTCCGAGGACGTGCTGCGCTACTCCGAGGAGAACGGAATCGGATTCATCCCGTGGGCGCCGATCTCCGCCGGCGAGCTCGCCCGGCCCGGCGGACCGCTGGATGAGGCCGCCAAGCGCCTTGGCGCCACCACCTCCCAGGTGGCCCTGGCCTGGCTGCTGCGCCGCTCCCCCGTGATGATGCCCATCCCCGGCACCGGCTCCGTGCAGCACCTCGAAGAGAACATGGCCGCCGCAGGCATCACGCTCGATGACGATACGTACGCGGAGCTTGAAGCGGCCGGCAAGTAG
- a CDS encoding TetR/AcrR family transcriptional regulator: MGTSAVNSGEQVDRQTRILEAAMDLLSRHGISGVSMRSVAREAGVALGLVNYYYDDKTTLIRAALRRVDEHDLLLVAPDPSMPPDEQLRKALRRVAGADLLTTRYLSLRLHLWALAQADEDYAQINAAAFDRYIDGLAALVSSARPGLSWEACRERASDIVVIQNGMWLTALLGVDKAAIQRSIQRTEQIAFAPVQDEGAGGQEPSPR, from the coding sequence ATGGGGACCAGTGCCGTTAACTCCGGCGAACAAGTGGACAGGCAGACGCGCATACTCGAGGCGGCCATGGACCTGCTGTCCCGGCACGGCATTTCCGGAGTGAGCATGCGGTCCGTGGCGCGGGAAGCCGGCGTGGCGCTGGGCCTGGTCAACTATTACTACGACGACAAAACCACCCTGATCCGGGCAGCCCTGCGCCGGGTGGATGAGCATGACCTTCTGCTCGTCGCCCCCGATCCGTCCATGCCACCGGATGAACAGCTGCGCAAGGCCCTGCGGCGGGTTGCCGGCGCCGACCTGCTGACCACGCGCTACCTGTCCCTGCGCCTCCACCTTTGGGCCCTCGCCCAGGCCGACGAGGACTACGCCCAGATCAACGCCGCCGCCTTCGACCGCTACATCGACGGGCTCGCAGCACTGGTATCCAGCGCCAGGCCAGGGCTCTCCTGGGAGGCATGCCGGGAGCGGGCATCGGACATCGTGGTCATCCAGAACGGCATGTGGCTGACCGCACTGCTCGGGGTGGACAAGGCTGCCATCCAGCGAAGTATCCAGCGCACGGAACAGATTGCCTTCGCGCCGGTCCAGGATGAAGGGGCCGGCGGGCAGGAGCCCAGCCCGCGCTAA
- a CDS encoding MFS transporter — translation MTTARAQGVGFRSERGPILIALMLSTGLVAIDSTIVATAVPSIVRDVGGFSSFPWLFSAYLLAQAVTVPIYGKLSDMAGRKPIILTGIGLFLLGSVLCGVAWSMPSLIAFRALQGLGAGAVLPVSITIAGDIYTLQERAKVQGYLASVWAVSSVVGPSLGGIFSALGIWRGIFLVNVPLCLLAGWMLVRTLHENVERAKHKVDYAGAVLLAGSLGLLILGALQGGQAWAWNSPISIGVFVVGAVLLAAFLLVERRAAEPILPSWVVSRRLLATTALVSFGVGTVMIGLTSYVPTFLEGALSSSPLVAGLALAALTLGWPLSASQAGRFYLRIGFKSTALIGIAISVAGLLILSLTAGAPNVALIAVSCFVVGLGLGLLATPTLIAAQSSVPWHERGVVTSTNMFARSIGSALGVAVFGAVANAIYGRSSGGEGDPATVVAASGAVFLAALVAGLLTVAAVLAMPAVKAETADPAAEPVKEPVDPEPVSSPEGGSSHGRAV, via the coding sequence ATGACGACCGCCCGCGCCCAGGGAGTGGGGTTCCGGTCCGAACGCGGACCCATCCTCATCGCACTGATGCTGTCCACGGGACTCGTGGCCATCGACTCCACCATCGTGGCCACGGCCGTGCCGTCGATCGTCCGTGACGTGGGCGGCTTTTCGTCCTTCCCCTGGCTGTTCTCCGCCTACCTGCTGGCGCAGGCAGTCACGGTACCCATCTACGGAAAACTTTCGGACATGGCGGGCCGCAAGCCCATCATCCTGACCGGCATTGGCCTGTTCCTGCTGGGTTCCGTGCTGTGCGGCGTCGCCTGGAGCATGCCGTCGCTGATCGCCTTCCGGGCCCTGCAGGGACTGGGCGCCGGCGCGGTGCTTCCGGTGTCCATCACCATCGCGGGCGACATCTACACCCTGCAGGAGCGCGCCAAGGTCCAGGGCTACCTGGCCAGCGTGTGGGCTGTTTCTTCGGTGGTTGGCCCCAGCCTGGGCGGCATTTTCTCCGCGCTGGGCATCTGGCGCGGCATCTTCCTGGTCAACGTTCCGCTCTGCCTGCTGGCCGGGTGGATGCTGGTCCGCACGCTCCACGAAAACGTGGAACGTGCCAAGCACAAGGTGGACTACGCCGGCGCCGTGCTTTTGGCCGGCTCGCTGGGGCTGCTGATCCTCGGCGCCCTCCAGGGCGGCCAGGCCTGGGCCTGGAATTCGCCCATCAGCATTGGCGTCTTCGTGGTGGGCGCAGTCCTGCTGGCCGCGTTCCTCCTGGTGGAGCGGCGCGCGGCCGAACCCATCCTGCCCTCCTGGGTGGTATCGCGGCGCCTGCTGGCCACCACCGCCCTGGTGTCCTTCGGGGTTGGCACGGTGATGATCGGCCTCACCTCCTACGTGCCCACCTTCCTGGAGGGAGCACTGTCTTCCTCGCCCCTGGTGGCCGGCCTGGCCCTGGCAGCCCTGACCCTCGGCTGGCCCCTCAGCGCTTCGCAGGCCGGCAGGTTCTACCTGCGCATCGGCTTCAAGTCCACGGCCCTGATCGGCATCGCCATTTCCGTGGCGGGCCTGCTGATCCTGTCGCTGACCGCCGGCGCCCCCAACGTTGCGCTGATCGCCGTCAGCTGCTTCGTCGTCGGGCTCGGCCTGGGCCTGCTGGCCACGCCAACCCTGATCGCCGCCCAGTCCAGCGTCCCCTGGCATGAACGCGGCGTGGTGACCAGCACCAACATGTTTGCCCGCTCCATCGGCAGTGCGCTGGGCGTGGCCGTGTTCGGTGCCGTGGCCAACGCCATCTACGGCCGCAGCAGCGGCGGCGAGGGGGACCCCGCCACCGTGGTGGCCGCGTCCGGGGCTGTGTTCCTGGCCGCGCTGGTGGCTGGGTTGCTGACCGTCGCGGCGGTGCTGGCCATGCCCGCCGTCAAGGCCGAAACAGCGGATCCTGCCGCAGAACCTGTGAAGGAACCTGTCGATCCGGAACCCGTGTCCAGCCCCGAAGGCGGCTCCAGCCATGGCCGCGCCGTCTAG